A single window of Fischerella sp. PCC 9605 DNA harbors:
- a CDS encoding urease accessory protein UreH domain-containing protein, with protein sequence MLDLWLLVTLGFLGSFGHCLGMCGPLAVAFSLSHQQENDRWRQQFKFHTLLNLGRMLSYTLVGAGIGALGSVLLASGQMAGVGSQLRQLTAIITGIMLIWFGLGQIKPDLLPRIPVLHPLLQGSLHNRLSAGMVKLSLQNKWWTPAVLGMTWGLMPCGFLYVAQIKAAETGNLWMGALTMLVFGLGTLPTMLGVGVSASVLSKDRRSQLFRLGGWVTLTIGVLTLLRTGDTMADYTGHAALILLMLALIARPMSGLWGAPLRYRRALGVGAFVLAIVHTTHMMEHSLQWNFAAFFFLPPDFQWGMVAGTVALVLMTPAAMTSFDSLQKSLGKRWRQIHLLSLPALLLSAIHTMMIGSHYLGSLQSTWGNKLATVLLGIISLSVLLVRTHFFWSILSLEKFYVPPSKSNQIKSKN encoded by the coding sequence ATGTTGGATTTGTGGTTGCTCGTGACTTTGGGATTCCTGGGAAGTTTTGGACATTGCTTAGGGATGTGCGGTCCCTTGGCAGTGGCCTTTTCTCTGTCTCATCAACAGGAAAATGATCGTTGGCGACAGCAATTCAAGTTTCACACTCTGCTTAACTTGGGGAGGATGCTGAGCTATACTCTAGTCGGTGCGGGAATTGGAGCGCTGGGTTCGGTATTGCTTGCTAGTGGTCAAATGGCGGGTGTTGGTAGCCAATTACGCCAATTGACTGCAATAATTACTGGTATTATGTTGATTTGGTTTGGGCTAGGACAAATCAAACCCGATTTGCTGCCCCGGATACCAGTATTACACCCCCTATTGCAGGGGAGTTTGCATAACCGCTTGAGTGCGGGAATGGTCAAGCTTTCTCTTCAAAACAAATGGTGGACGCCAGCAGTTTTGGGCATGACTTGGGGTTTAATGCCCTGTGGTTTTTTGTATGTAGCTCAAATTAAAGCTGCGGAAACTGGTAATTTGTGGATGGGTGCATTAACAATGTTGGTTTTTGGCTTGGGAACCCTCCCCACAATGCTAGGTGTAGGTGTGTCTGCATCTGTACTGAGTAAAGATAGGCGCAGTCAATTGTTTCGTTTAGGTGGCTGGGTAACTCTCACCATTGGTGTGCTAACACTGTTGCGGACTGGTGACACAATGGCAGATTACACTGGTCACGCCGCACTGATATTACTCATGTTGGCACTCATTGCTCGTCCGATGAGCGGCTTGTGGGGAGCACCTCTACGTTATCGTCGTGCTTTGGGAGTAGGCGCTTTTGTGCTTGCCATTGTCCACACCACCCATATGATGGAACACTCACTGCAATGGAATTTTGCTGCCTTCTTTTTCTTGCCTCCAGATTTTCAGTGGGGTATGGTTGCGGGTACTGTGGCACTGGTTTTAATGACTCCTGCTGCTATGACGAGTTTTGATTCATTACAAAAGTCTTTAGGCAAGCGCTGGCGGCAAATTCATCTGTTGAGTTTACCAGCTTTGTTATTGAGTGCCATTCATACTATGATGATTGGCTCTCATTATCTTGGTTCTTTACAATCAACTTGGGGAAATAAGTTAGCAACAGTGCTACTAGGAATTATCTCTCTTAGTGTTTTGCTAGTAAGAACTCACTTTTTTTGGTCAATACTATCTCTAGAAAAATTTTACGTCCCTCCTAGTAAGTCAAACCAAATCAAAAGTAAAAACTGA
- a CDS encoding M28 family peptidase, giving the protein MKKWIWLLLAVLVAFAAVGSSGFLTQFQQPAVIETGKVENSNPVKENTEKLTASSPPPVSAQKLFAHIQNLNFKRYTDPERSRTRTYITSQLKKFGWKPQLQKFSEGVNIFAERQGTDKQAGAILVGAHYDTVAISPGADDNATGIAVLLEIARILGSRPTPRTLQLAFFDKEEVGLLGSQAFTQKAANLQNLHGAIVMDMVGYACYTPGCQQYPTSIPVTPPSDKGDFLAVVGDTEHLQLLNAFQNSQVISPTSLNKAETLSPTSLKKGDVNLPPVLTLPIPFKGLLTPDTLRSDHAPFWLQGVGAVLITDTANLRTPHYHQASDTPSTIERSFFTGAAQVVVNATNFLLAN; this is encoded by the coding sequence ATGAAAAAATGGATTTGGTTGCTGCTGGCAGTATTGGTTGCATTTGCGGCAGTAGGTAGTAGTGGATTTTTGACACAGTTCCAACAGCCAGCTGTGATTGAAACTGGGAAAGTGGAAAATTCAAACCCAGTGAAAGAGAACACGGAGAAACTCACTGCGTCTTCTCCCCCTCCAGTATCAGCGCAAAAGCTATTTGCCCACATTCAAAATTTGAATTTTAAACGTTACACCGATCCAGAGCGATCGCGTACCCGCACTTACATAACTTCCCAACTCAAAAAATTTGGCTGGAAGCCCCAGCTACAAAAATTTTCCGAAGGTGTTAACATCTTTGCTGAACGACAAGGAACTGACAAACAAGCAGGAGCGATTCTGGTGGGAGCGCATTACGATACCGTTGCCATCTCACCTGGTGCCGATGATAATGCCACCGGCATTGCGGTACTTTTAGAAATTGCTCGTATTCTCGGTTCCCGTCCCACACCCCGAACATTGCAATTAGCATTTTTCGACAAAGAAGAAGTTGGACTGCTGGGAAGTCAAGCTTTTACTCAAAAAGCAGCAAACTTACAAAACCTGCACGGGGCGATCGTTATGGATATGGTTGGTTACGCTTGCTACACACCTGGCTGTCAGCAATATCCTACAAGTATTCCTGTTACTCCACCCAGCGATAAAGGAGATTTTTTGGCGGTAGTAGGTGATACTGAGCATTTACAACTGCTCAATGCTTTTCAAAACTCACAAGTTATTTCCCCAACCTCCCTAAATAAGGCAGAGACGCTCTCCCCGACCTCCCTTAAAAAGGGGGACGTGAATCTCCCACCTGTATTGACATTGCCAATTCCTTTCAAAGGCTTGCTCACGCCAGACACCCTACGCAGCGATCATGCTCCCTTCTGGCTGCAAGGAGTAGGGGCTGTACTAATAACAGATACAGCAAATCTACGTACTCCTCACTACCACCAAGCCAGCGATACTCCATCTACTATTGAACGCTCCTTTTTTACCGGAGCTGC